The following are encoded in a window of Callithrix jacchus isolate 240 chromosome 9, calJac240_pri, whole genome shotgun sequence genomic DNA:
- the LOC100404559 gene encoding LOW QUALITY PROTEIN: thiol S-methyltransferase TMT1A (The sequence of the model RefSeq protein was modified relative to this genomic sequence to represent the inferred CDS: inserted 1 base in 1 codon; deleted 1 base in 1 codon) produces MEFTIFILRLAIYILASPMYLLNFLGLWSWMCKKWSPYFLVRFSVMYNEQMASKKRELFSNLQEFAGPSGKLSLLEVGCGTGTNFKFYPPGCRVTCIDPNPNFEKFXIKSIAENRHLQFERFVVAAGDNMHQVADGFMDVVVSTLVLCSVVNQEEILREVRRVLRPGERGGAFYFMEHVAAERSTWNSFWQQVLDPAWYLLFDGCNLTRESWKALERANFSKLKLQHIQAPLPWELVRPHVYGYAVK; encoded by the exons ATGGAGTTTACCATCTTTATCCTGCGACTGGCCATCTACATCCTGGCATCTCCCATGTACCTGCTGAACTTTCTGGGCTTGTGGAGCTGGATGTGCAAAAAATGGTCC CCCTACTTCTTGGTGAGGTTCTCTGTGATGTACAATGAACAGATGGCAAGCAAGAAGCGGGAGCTCTTCAGCAACCTGCAGGAGTTTGCGGGCCCCTCCGGGAAGCTCTCCCTGCTGGAGGTGGGCTGTGGCACCGGGACCAACTTCAAATTCTACCCACCTGGGTGCAGGGTGACCTGTATTGACCCCAACCCCAACTTTGAGAAGT TGATCAAGAGCATTGCTGAGAACCGTCACCTGCAGTTTGAGCGCTTTGTGGTAGCTGCCGGGGACAACATGCACCAGGTGGCCGATGGCTTTATGGACGTGGTGGTCTCCACGCTGGTGCTGTGCTCTGTGGTGAACCAGGAGGAGATTCTCCGCGAGGTGCGCAGAGTGCTGAGACCGGGTGAAAGG GGAGGGGCTTTTTATTTCATGGAGCATGTGGCAGCTGAGCGTTCGACTTGGAATTCTTTCTGGCAACAGGTCCTGGATCCTGCCTGGTACCTTCTGTTTGATGGGTGCAATCTGACGAGAGAGAGCTGGAAGGCCCTGGAGCGAGCCAACTTCTCTAAGCTGAAGCTGCAGCACATCCAGGCCCCCCTGCCCTGGGAGTTGGTGCGCCCTCATGTCTATGGATATGCTGTGAAATAG